One Pseudostreptobacillus hongkongensis genomic region harbors:
- the crcB gene encoding fluoride efflux transporter CrcB, with protein sequence MRLIYIGIGAAIGAIFRYSFSFLNIPYNKTLYINIIGSFLMGYFTYKYKDINPNIKVFLTVGLCGGFTTFSTFSLDIVKMIELNRFFEAGIYIFLSVFLSVLALLLGMYLGG encoded by the coding sequence ATGAGATTAATATATATAGGAATAGGTGCTGCAATAGGTGCTATATTTAGATATTCGTTTTCTTTTTTAAATATACCGTATAATAAGACATTGTATATAAATATAATAGGGTCTTTTTTGATGGGCTATTTTACATATAAATATAAAGATATAAATCCAAATATTAAAGTTTTTTTAACAGTTGGTTTATGTGGCGGATTTACAACATTTTCAACATTTTCTTTAGATATAGTTAAAATGATAGAGTTAAATAGATTTTTTGAAGCAGGCATATATATATTTTTAAGTGTATTTTTATCTGTTTTAGCACTTTTATTAGGAATGTATTTAGGAGGATAA